The segment GGATGCCCATGCCCGTAAGTCCCCTGCTAATAATGTGGCGGGGCCTCGTCTGGCGGGCCGTCCACGGACAGGCCTGGATCGTACATGGCATGCAGCTTGTTCGCCACAGCCCTGAGCATGCGCTCATTCTTGTCGATCTGCTTCTGCTGCTCGGCAATAACGTCGGACAGGTCATCAATGGTCTTCCCCTGCAATCCCACGGTTTCTTCCAGGGCAATGATGCGGCTTTCATAATCCATGACATCCTCCCGGTGTGGACCTCTGGTCCGGTCTGTCATCTTGTTGCTGTCAAGACTGTCATCAACGACCCAGGTCACTCTCGTGGGCCAGGGCACGGATCACTTCGAACTCATGGGCTCGCACGGGCTGTACGGACAGTCGGCTGCCCTTGCGCAGCAGTTCCATGCTCGCCAGTTCGGGGACTGTACGCAGAAACTTCAGCGACAAGGGCACTTCGAAGGTCTCCACCAGCCGAATGTCCACCATGAACCACAGCGGTTTTTCGGGAGTGCTGCGGGCATCATAATACCGGCTGCCTTCCTCCCAGGCCGTGTGATCGGGATAGCCTTCGCGCACAACCTCGGCCACACCCACCACGCCCGGGTCGGTTACGCTGTGATAAAACAGCACCTGATCGCCCATCTTCATGGCATCGCGCATCATGTTGCGGGCCTGGTAGTTGCGCACTCCGTCCCAAGGTGTCGTCTGCTCTGGTCCGCCCGCGAGATCCCTGATGGAAAAGGACCCCGGCTCAGTCTTCAGCAGCCAATAGTTCACTATTCTTCCCTCACACAGCCAGACTCTTCCTGCCATGTGGCCCAAGCCTTTTCGGCGCGCTGGGCATACAGCCCCTTACGCTTGCGCTTGTTGGCCTTCACGCCCAGCGGCGGCATCAGCCCGAACTGGACGTTGGACGGCTGAAAATTCTTGGCTTCGGTACGCAGATGCATCAGCAAGGCCCCAAGGGCCGTTTCGGATGGCGGCGTAGACACCTCATGACCAGTCAGCTTCCCGGCCAGGTACAGGCCCAGCCACAACCCACAGGCCGTGGACTCCACATAGCCCTCAACTCCGGTCACCTGCCCGGCCAGGAACACTCCAGGGCAAGCCTTGAGCTCCAGGTGTTCGGTCAGCACCTTGGGCGCGTCCACATAGGTATTGCGGTGGATGCTGCCCATGCGCTCAAACTCGGCATTCTCCAATCCCGGAATCATGGAAAAGACCCGCTTCTGCTCCGGGTAAGTCAACTTGGTCTGGAAGCCCACCATATTCAAGCGAGTCTTGGCTTCGTTCTCGGGCCGCAGCTGAACCACGGCATAAAAACGCTCCCCGGTCTCGGGATGCTCCAGCCCCACCGGCTTCAATGGCCCGAAAGACAGGGTCTTCTCCCCGCGTTCGGCCATGGCCTCAATGGGCAGACAGCCCTCGAAATGCACTTCCTTTTCAAAATCCTTGGGCTGAACCTTATCGGCTTCCAGCAGGGCGGCATGGAAGACCATGTACTGCTCCTCGGTCATGGGGCAGTTCAGGTAGTCCTTTTCTTCCGGGTTGTAGCGCGAGGCCCAATAGGCCGTGCCCAGGTCCACGGAATCGGCCTCCACGATAGGGGCAATGGCATCGTAAAAATACAGGCGTTCATTGCCCACGGCACGGGCCAGGCTGGAGGCCAACTCTTCGCTGGCCAAAGGCCCGGCAGCCACGACCACGGCCTCGAATCCCGCCAGAATCGGGTCCTCCAGAGACTGAATCTCACGATGCTCCAACCGAATCAGAGCATGGGTCTCGACAGCCTCGGTGATATAGTCGGAGAACCGCTCCCGATCCACGGCCAGCGCCTTGCCTGCCGGAACACGTGTAGCCTCGGCGGCTTCCATGATCAGGCTCTCGGCCTCGCGCATTTCGCGCTTCAGCTGTCCCACCGCTGTTTCGGGATCATCGGAGCGGAACGAGTTGGAACAGACCAGTTCGGCCAAACCTTCCCGGACATGGGCCGGGGAAAACTGCTCGGGCTTCATTTCAAAGATCACGGCGCCGACGCCGTAGCGGGCCAACTGCCAGGCGCATTCGCATCCGGCCAGGCCACCGCCGATGATCGCTACTTTCGCTGTATTCAATGGACTCAATACCTCGGTTTCAGACGCGCCTCGGCCAAATAGACTTCAAGGCCCATCTCGCGCATGCGCTCGTTATTCTGTTTCCAGCGCTCATGAAGTGCCGGAGGCAGCATTGTTTTGTTGCAGGGGAAATCGCCACACTCGTGACAAAAGTCAACACCCTGTTCCCGCACGCAATCCTTAACCCCGCAGCCGGACAGCAGGCAATTGCCACTCCGGCATCCCGTGCAGCCCCCTTTGCCCAGCCGATCCAAGAGCCGTTCAAAGGCCGGATACTCTCCAAAGGCAGGGTCCATCTTGGCAAACCGTTCGGCCAGGGCAGAAAAGCCACCCAGCTCTTCCCTGAGGCGCTGCGAAAGCCCACAGATAGCACTGTCCGGATTGTCCAGACAACGACCACAATCAAGGCCGCAGGGGGCCACCTGATCGACCATCTCCGCGTAGTGCATTGACAACTCCTCTGCCGCACTCCACTATAGCTCGCGGCTCCAATTTACTGTCCCACAATATCCATAGCGAGGCAATGCGACACATGGCCCCGATTCTCGACATCCGCAACTTGCAGACCCACTTTTTCACCAGCCGGGGCGTGGCTCGCGCCGTGGATGGCGTCAATCTGGAAGTGCCCCGTGGAGAAGCCATGGCCGTGGTGGGTGAATCCGGCTGCGGCAAAACAATGCTTGCTCTTTCCGTGCTGAGATTGATCCCCCAACCTCCGGGCCGCATCGTGGATGGAAAAATCATTTTTGATGATACGGACCTGCTCTCCCTGAGCGAAAAAGAGATGCGTTCGGTACGCGGCAACCGCATCTCCATGATCTTTCAGGAGCCCATGACTTCCCTGAATCCAGTCTTCAAGATTGGCGATCAGATCGCCGAAGCCATTGAGCTGCACCAGAAAACAACTCATCAGGAAGCCGCAGAGGCCGCCGTGGAAATGCTCAAGCTGGTGGGCATCCCCAATCCTGAAAATCGTGCCCAAAGCTACCCCCACGAGATGAGTGGTGGCATGCGCCAGCGTGTGGTCATCGCCATGGCTCTGGCCTGCAATCCCGAACTGGTGCTTGCCGACGAACCCACCACCGCACTGGACGTCACCATCCAGGCCCAGATTCTGGAACTGATGCTTGGCCTGACCCGGGACAAGGACGCCTCCATCCTGCTCATCACCCACGACCTGGGCATTGTGGCCCAATCCTGCTCGCGCGTGGCGGTGATGTATGCCGGCAAGATCGTAGAGCAGGCACCAGTAACCGACCTGTTCCGCGCCCCCCTGCACCCCTATACGCAGGGCCTGATGCGATCCATCCCCCGGCTTGGGGACAAGGCCGTAAAGCTCACCCCCATCACCGGCATCGTCCCCAGCCTGACAGACCTGCCCCGGGGCTGCCATTTTCACCCGCGTTGCCCTCACGCCTTTGACCGCTGCCGCGAAGAACACCCGCCGTTGATCATGCAGAATGGTCAGGGTGTGCGCTGCTGGCTGCACGAATAGGGCTAAGCCCCCATGAGCCTGCTCGCCGTTGATTTGGGGCTGCGCACCGGCCTGGCCCTGTACAACCCACAGGGCAGGCTTGTCTGGTACCGCTCCCACAACTTCGGTTCACAGGCGAGGCTGAAGCGTGGCGCCCACGGCATTCTGAAGGATATCCCCGAACTGGACATTCTGGTGCTGGAAGGCGGGGGAACTCTAGCGGACCTCTGGGCCAACGAGGGTGTCAAACGCGGACTGGATGTACACACGATCACTGCCGAAATCTGGAGGAAGCGCCTTCTGCTGCCACGGCAACAAACCTCCGGAGCCAAGGCCAAACGACACGCCGATCAACGGGCACGCAAGATTATCCAATGGTCAAACGCCCCTCGCCCGACATCCCTCAGGCACGACGCCGCCGAAGCCATCCTGATCGGCCTGTGGGGGGTGCTCAACGCAGGCTGGCTGACCGAACTGCCTGCCGAACTCAAAGCCTGATTCGCCGTTTTATCGCCGCCGATCAACGTCCTTACCGATACCCCCTGTTTCTTAAGAAATATTGATTTTACTGAATTCCCGGGTCCGATTCTTGCTTTTCTCCTGCTCAATCAAAAGATTGGGAAATCTTTTCCCATGGGGAGCACGACATGAGCATTCACGGAATCGGCTACGACACAGCCAGCGATAAAATGATCCTTCAGGCCCGCGAGACCACTGAAGAAGATGTTAAGGCAGCAAAGCAACGCACCGAAGATATCCTGAATGGCGATGAACTTCTGGACAAGCTGACTCTGTCGTCTCTGGCGGACAAACTGTCGCGCATGGTGCAAGCCAATCCCATGGCCAACGTCGCCAACTCCATGGCCGAAGATCTCAAGGTCCTGCAGCAAGAATTCGTGGGGGTTCTGACAGATACGCTTCAGGCCGGTGGGGTCAGCGTCACACGCGATTTCATCCTGCAGCGTGACGACTCGGGCAAGATCGCGGTATCCGGAGATCATCCGGACAAGGAGGCCATCGAAGCTGCTCTGGAAGATCCCAAGCTCCAGCAAGCCTTTGCGCGCATCGAGGAACAATCCGAGACCTTGAGCAAACTGGCCAACAACAGTACATTCAAGAATGTCAGTTCCGGGCTGGCCGCTTACATGAGCCAGGTCGAGGAAGACGAGAACGATCCCTTCCTGATTCGGTATCAGCAAGGCACAATGAATTCGCTGGCAAGGAAATCACTGGCCGATTATTTATAGCGCCAGCCTCGATCTTCACCGGAAGTGGGGATCGAATTTCACGCTGAAGACCGACACTAGGCTCTTATGAAACGCTTTCCAATCATCCTGGCCATCATCTATGCCATCTACTGGACTGTACTGGCCATCGAACCCGTTTCACGCGCCGTCTGGTGGGCAGAAAACATCCCGGCCCTGGCTGTATTCATCTTTCTCGGGGCAACATACACTCGCTTCCGGTTCTCCAACACGGCCTATGCCCTGATGGGCTTCT is part of the Desulfovibrio ferrophilus genome and harbors:
- a CDS encoding SlyX family protein produces the protein MDYESRIIALEETVGLQGKTIDDLSDVIAEQQKQIDKNERMLRAVANKLHAMYDPGLSVDGPPDEAPPHY
- a CDS encoding ABC transporter ATP-binding protein, whose amino-acid sequence is MRHMAPILDIRNLQTHFFTSRGVARAVDGVNLEVPRGEAMAVVGESGCGKTMLALSVLRLIPQPPGRIVDGKIIFDDTDLLSLSEKEMRSVRGNRISMIFQEPMTSLNPVFKIGDQIAEAIELHQKTTHQEAAEAAVEMLKLVGIPNPENRAQSYPHEMSGGMRQRVVIAMALACNPELVLADEPTTALDVTIQAQILELMLGLTRDKDASILLITHDLGIVAQSCSRVAVMYAGKIVEQAPVTDLFRAPLHPYTQGLMRSIPRLGDKAVKLTPITGIVPSLTDLPRGCHFHPRCPHAFDRCREEHPPLIMQNGQGVRCWLHE
- a CDS encoding EVE domain-containing protein; this translates as MNYWLLKTEPGSFSIRDLAGGPEQTTPWDGVRNYQARNMMRDAMKMGDQVLFYHSVTDPGVVGVAEVVREGYPDHTAWEEGSRYYDARSTPEKPLWFMVDIRLVETFEVPLSLKFLRTVPELASMELLRKGSRLSVQPVRAHEFEVIRALAHESDLGR
- the trmFO gene encoding methylenetetrahydrofolate--tRNA-(uracil(54)-C(5))-methyltransferase (FADH(2)-oxidizing) TrmFO is translated as MSPLNTAKVAIIGGGLAGCECAWQLARYGVGAVIFEMKPEQFSPAHVREGLAELVCSNSFRSDDPETAVGQLKREMREAESLIMEAAEATRVPAGKALAVDRERFSDYITEAVETHALIRLEHREIQSLEDPILAGFEAVVVAAGPLASEELASSLARAVGNERLYFYDAIAPIVEADSVDLGTAYWASRYNPEEKDYLNCPMTEEQYMVFHAALLEADKVQPKDFEKEVHFEGCLPIEAMAERGEKTLSFGPLKPVGLEHPETGERFYAVVQLRPENEAKTRLNMVGFQTKLTYPEQKRVFSMIPGLENAEFERMGSIHRNTYVDAPKVLTEHLELKACPGVFLAGQVTGVEGYVESTACGLWLGLYLAGKLTGHEVSTPPSETALGALLMHLRTEAKNFQPSNVQFGLMPPLGVKANKRKRKGLYAQRAEKAWATWQEESGCVREE
- a CDS encoding DUF3795 domain-containing protein; the protein is MHYAEMVDQVAPCGLDCGRCLDNPDSAICGLSQRLREELGGFSALAERFAKMDPAFGEYPAFERLLDRLGKGGCTGCRSGNCLLSGCGVKDCVREQGVDFCHECGDFPCNKTMLPPALHERWKQNNERMREMGLEVYLAEARLKPRY